Proteins encoded within one genomic window of Streptomyces taklimakanensis:
- a CDS encoding MiAMP1 family antimicrobial peptide (Members of this family of antimicrobial peptides occur in plants, but also in bacterial genera such as Microbispora, Herbidospora, and Streptomyces.) codes for MTAAVLVMSTGAAFASSFRGWSGAHYTGTSSEVTRCGCSNLSLNHRGSYRFDHTGQDASMFNTRNCQGSPHYTFRGDSSSPAPVGWRSIYIHC; via the coding sequence GTGACGGCCGCTGTCCTGGTGATGAGTACGGGAGCGGCCTTCGCGAGCAGCTTCCGGGGCTGGTCCGGTGCGCACTACACCGGCACCAGCTCGGAGGTCACCAGGTGTGGCTGCAGCAACCTCAGCCTCAACCACCGCGGCTCCTACAGGTTCGACCACACGGGCCAGGACGCGAGCATGTTCAACACCCGTAACTGTCAGGGAAGTCCGCACTACACCTTCCGGGGCGACTCGTCGAGCCCCGCGCCCGTCGGCTGGCGAAGCATCTACATTCACTGCTGA
- a CDS encoding TetR/AcrR family transcriptional regulator, producing MTAARGRTGRPPLTEERKAAIRLEIAHAAVGLFIAQGVAATTGEQIGQAVGVSARTVWRYFPSKESCVRPLFSTGIDAIADALRRWPADRPLEEALDHLWTTDAVLPSPDIGALLRLTRTEPGLRAVWLQTHDEAEPAFARALAERAGLPADDLRPTVRAALLNAALRSAVEHHAWHTADPTTARADLEATLRTALAIAATGLI from the coding sequence ATGACCGCAGCCCGCGGACGGACGGGACGGCCACCGTTGACCGAGGAACGCAAGGCCGCCATCCGGCTGGAGATCGCTCATGCCGCGGTCGGCCTGTTCATCGCGCAGGGTGTCGCCGCCACCACGGGCGAACAGATCGGGCAGGCCGTGGGCGTCTCGGCGCGGACGGTCTGGCGCTACTTCCCCTCCAAAGAGAGCTGCGTACGGCCGCTGTTCTCGACCGGGATCGACGCGATCGCCGACGCGCTGCGTCGCTGGCCCGCCGACCGGCCCCTCGAGGAGGCGCTCGACCACCTGTGGACCACCGATGCGGTCCTGCCCAGCCCGGACATCGGCGCCCTGCTGCGGCTGACCCGGACCGAGCCCGGCCTGCGCGCGGTCTGGCTCCAGACCCACGACGAGGCGGAACCCGCCTTCGCCCGCGCCCTCGCCGAACGGGCCGGCCTCCCCGCCGACGACCTGCGGCCGACCGTCCGGGCCGCCCTGCTCAACGCCGCCCTGCGCTCGGCCGTGGAACACCACGCCTGGCACACGGCCGACCCGACGACCGCCCGGGCCGACCTGGAGGCCACCCTGCGCACCGCCCTGGCCATCGCGGCGACGGGCCTCATCTGA
- a CDS encoding helix-turn-helix domain-containing protein, with protein sequence MSVAVEPPSVGALLRVWRERRRFSQQELSNRSRVSTRHLSRVETGKAHPTPEMLMHLFDTLDVPLRDRNRLLLAAGYAPRYRDHRLDDASIAVVMDGLRRLLDAHMPYPALLLDDHWDVVDANAAVDRLLNGCAPELLEPPINVVRVCLHPDGLARRIGNLAEWGGHLLQQVSHRAERTHDRRHHELAAEIAGYLGEPDAATPLTGPVITLEIDVDGTPFRFFSTSATLSTATDAALEGLHLETFLPADDETRRRFDQQWTVPEGPC encoded by the coding sequence ATGAGCGTTGCGGTCGAACCCCCGTCGGTCGGTGCGCTGTTGCGGGTCTGGCGGGAACGGCGCCGGTTCAGCCAGCAGGAGCTGTCCAACCGGTCACGGGTCTCCACCCGGCACCTCAGCCGGGTGGAGACCGGCAAGGCACACCCGACACCGGAGATGCTCATGCACCTCTTCGACACCCTGGATGTGCCGCTGCGGGATCGCAACCGCCTGCTGCTGGCCGCCGGCTACGCACCGCGCTATCGAGACCACCGATTGGACGACGCGTCGATCGCGGTGGTGATGGACGGTCTGCGCCGACTCCTCGACGCCCACATGCCGTACCCCGCCCTGTTGTTGGACGACCACTGGGACGTGGTCGACGCCAACGCCGCCGTTGACCGGCTGCTGAACGGTTGCGCGCCGGAGTTGCTGGAGCCGCCGATCAATGTGGTCCGCGTCTGCCTGCACCCGGACGGGCTGGCCCGCCGGATCGGCAATCTCGCGGAGTGGGGCGGCCATCTGCTGCAGCAGGTGAGTCACCGCGCCGAGCGCACCCATGACCGGCGCCACCACGAACTCGCCGCGGAGATCGCCGGATATCTCGGCGAACCCGATGCCGCCACACCCCTCACAGGGCCGGTGATCACCCTCGAAATCGATGTCGACGGCACCCCGTTCCGCTTCTTCAGCACCTCCGCCACCCTCAGCACCGCCACCGATGCCGCCCTGGAAGGGCTGCATCTGGAGACGTTCCTGCCGGCCGACGACGAGACCCGACGCCGGTTCGATCAGCAGTGGACCGTTCCGGAAGGGCCCTGCTGA
- a CDS encoding SDR family NAD(P)-dependent oxidoreductase — translation MTDGVNGRSVIVTGAGSGIGRAAALAFAAQGDRVVVADLNAEGADAVVTEIEAAGGTAVAVTGDLSEQAVADRVTATAVERFGGVDVLVNNAGIMDSMSALADVSDAEWERVLRVNLTAPFLLTRAVLPHMLAAGRGTVVNTASEAALRGSAAGAAYTASKHGVVGLTKSLAVMYRKNGIRANAVCPGGTATAITVDADAAAHGPAALGPHFVNLGRVSRPEEQAAAILFLASDAASNVNGAILPVDDGWSAV, via the coding sequence ATGACCGACGGTGTGAACGGACGCAGCGTGATCGTCACCGGGGCGGGATCGGGCATCGGCCGTGCGGCCGCGCTCGCCTTCGCAGCGCAGGGCGACCGCGTCGTGGTCGCCGACCTCAACGCCGAGGGGGCCGATGCGGTCGTCACGGAGATCGAGGCGGCGGGCGGCACCGCCGTGGCCGTCACGGGCGACCTGAGCGAGCAGGCCGTCGCGGACCGGGTGACGGCGACGGCCGTGGAGCGGTTCGGTGGCGTGGACGTCCTGGTGAACAACGCCGGGATCATGGACAGCATGTCGGCCCTCGCCGACGTGAGCGACGCCGAGTGGGAGCGGGTCCTCCGCGTCAACCTGACCGCGCCCTTCCTCCTCACCCGCGCCGTGCTGCCGCACATGCTGGCCGCGGGCCGCGGCACCGTTGTCAACACCGCGTCTGAGGCTGCCCTGCGCGGCAGCGCGGCGGGGGCCGCGTACACGGCCTCCAAGCATGGTGTGGTCGGTCTGACGAAGTCCCTCGCGGTGATGTACCGGAAGAACGGCATCCGCGCGAACGCCGTCTGCCCCGGCGGTACCGCGACCGCCATCACCGTGGACGCCGACGCGGCCGCGCACGGTCCGGCGGCGCTCGGCCCGCACTTCGTCAACCTCGGCCGGGTGTCGCGGCCGGAGGAGCAGGCGGCGGCGATCCTGTTCCTCGCCTCGGACGCCGCGAGCAACGTCAACGGCGCGATCCTGCCCGTCGACGACGGTTGGTCCGCCGTCTGA
- a CDS encoding CATRA conflict system CASPASE/TPR repeat-associated protein, with the protein MLRAEALGVHLFVLTGGAHRDSALALLAEVWNKCGTVLGMTEPVERTGVAMQPQGGWEPFLGATATRTAGLLAARKRPGTGVRQAALRREHDVLCLSVMLAPPPEEGLGWRDLDAQWSTVLPAGNVLEGQPRGRGVLGVARLYLARLAEPGVRPTPEPDRPLVAAVRARTPADPAAPDGWPYGGVTVSQGFAVWEASAARDARPERRLVVVAAHDHDRELTAWTWTTRAHGLPPLGRYLLHAARLRYQLRVWSAAGSAGRLRDAADTAVTELLEQTTAPHGPGREADLLWATRALVGLQARERGLVDRSTRSREMARTVEIAAANLAALSGPLPGDSPSGPFVDDRALAEWFGRRLDDEATYLEAALRRCEQVGAFADQLLQRARQRRQETVNLGLTGAVGAVLMSLTAIQALQYTVPLPGPVKPAVVTVLGALALLVSLVVLRAVSPERRWTAVLVRFGAAAVGASLAWVTVSAAGGGLGAGWTWTGAAAGAIAGLAAAGAAARRGGRE; encoded by the coding sequence GTGCTGCGGGCTGAGGCCCTGGGCGTTCACCTGTTCGTCCTCACTGGCGGAGCGCACCGGGACAGTGCCCTCGCCCTGTTGGCAGAGGTGTGGAACAAGTGCGGCACCGTGCTGGGGATGACGGAGCCGGTGGAGCGGACCGGAGTCGCGATGCAGCCGCAGGGCGGCTGGGAGCCGTTCCTCGGTGCCACTGCCACCAGGACGGCGGGACTGCTCGCGGCCAGGAAGCGGCCGGGAACGGGAGTTCGGCAGGCGGCCCTGCGGCGGGAGCACGACGTGCTGTGCCTGTCGGTCATGCTGGCTCCGCCCCCTGAGGAAGGCCTGGGCTGGAGGGATCTGGACGCGCAGTGGTCGACGGTCCTGCCGGCCGGGAACGTCCTGGAAGGACAACCACGAGGCAGGGGTGTACTGGGAGTGGCGAGGCTGTACCTCGCGCGGCTCGCCGAACCGGGAGTCCGGCCCACACCGGAGCCGGACCGTCCGCTGGTTGCGGCAGTACGGGCCCGGACACCGGCCGATCCCGCCGCGCCCGACGGATGGCCGTACGGAGGCGTCACCGTCTCCCAGGGCTTCGCGGTGTGGGAGGCGTCCGCCGCCCGGGACGCGCGTCCGGAACGGCGGCTGGTGGTGGTCGCCGCCCACGACCATGACCGGGAACTGACGGCCTGGACCTGGACGACCCGGGCGCACGGGCTGCCGCCCCTGGGAAGATACCTACTGCACGCCGCCAGGCTCCGCTATCAACTGCGCGTCTGGTCCGCGGCCGGGAGCGCTGGACGACTGCGCGACGCCGCGGACACAGCCGTCACCGAACTGTTGGAACAGACCACTGCTCCACACGGTCCCGGCCGCGAGGCGGACCTGCTCTGGGCCACCCGCGCCCTGGTCGGCCTCCAGGCCCGGGAACGAGGCCTGGTCGACCGCTCGACCCGCAGCCGCGAGATGGCTCGCACCGTGGAGATCGCCGCCGCCAACCTCGCCGCCCTCAGCGGTCCCTTACCCGGCGATTCCCCCAGCGGGCCGTTCGTCGACGACCGCGCACTGGCGGAGTGGTTCGGCAGGCGCCTGGACGACGAGGCCACCTACCTGGAGGCCGCCCTGCGCCGCTGCGAACAGGTGGGCGCGTTCGCCGACCAGCTGCTCCAGCGCGCCCGGCAGCGCCGCCAGGAGACGGTCAACCTCGGCCTCACGGGTGCCGTCGGAGCGGTTCTGATGAGCCTCACCGCCATCCAGGCCCTGCAGTACACCGTCCCGCTCCCCGGTCCGGTCAAGCCCGCCGTTGTCACGGTCCTGGGCGCTCTCGCCCTGCTCGTCTCCCTCGTGGTGCTGCGCGCGGTGTCGCCTGAGCGACGCTGGACGGCGGTACTGGTCCGGTTCGGCGCGGCGGCGGTGGGCGCGTCCCTCGCCTGGGTGACGGTGTCCGCTGCCGGGGGCGGCTTGGGAGCGGGCTGGACGTGGACGGGCGCGGCGGCCGGGGCCATCGCCGGGCTCGCCGCCGCCGGCGCGGCAGCACGCAGGGGCGGGCGGGAATGA
- a CDS encoding nuclear transport factor 2 family protein, with the protein MEDVVRQYLATWNATGDERATLLSAHWSPDVTYTDPMAEVSGHEGISSIVDGVQAQFPGSVFTRVGEADAHHRQVRFRWGLGPEGAEPLVIGFDVLVLDESGRIQDVRGFLDKVPA; encoded by the coding sequence ATGGAGGATGTCGTTCGACAGTACCTGGCCACCTGGAACGCGACCGGTGACGAGCGGGCGACGTTGCTCTCCGCGCACTGGTCGCCCGACGTCACCTACACCGATCCGATGGCCGAGGTCTCCGGCCACGAGGGGATCTCATCGATCGTCGACGGCGTCCAGGCGCAGTTTCCGGGATCCGTGTTCACCCGGGTCGGTGAGGCCGACGCCCACCACCGTCAGGTGCGATTCCGCTGGGGACTGGGCCCGGAGGGAGCCGAGCCGCTGGTGATCGGATTCGACGTCCTGGTGCTGGACGAGTCGGGCCGGATTCAGGACGTACGCGGTTTCCTGGACAAGGTGCCGGCGTGA
- a CDS encoding CATRA system-associated protein — translation MAAEVLGDIPAWRLKQENWNAVGHGLEAMRRALAAGDAAGLRRAVADVEMAGPYRIVGLEDADLLPLPKECRERINELVHVLNSADPTDRAGGWTTPSGDSASSGAAG, via the coding sequence ATGGCCGCGGAGGTCCTGGGAGACATCCCGGCCTGGCGGCTGAAGCAGGAGAACTGGAACGCGGTCGGGCACGGCTTGGAGGCCATGCGGCGTGCGCTTGCGGCCGGAGACGCCGCCGGTCTGCGGCGTGCCGTCGCGGATGTGGAGATGGCGGGACCGTACCGCATCGTCGGTTTGGAGGACGCCGATCTGCTGCCGCTGCCCAAAGAGTGTCGGGAACGGATCAACGAACTGGTCCACGTTCTGAATTCGGCGGATCCGACGGACCGTGCGGGTGGGTGGACCACTCCCAGCGGCGACAGTGCGAGCAGCGGTGCTGCGGGCTGA
- a CDS encoding DIP1984 family protein, with amino-acid sequence MKLAEALAERADATRRVEQLRARIAGSARYQEGETPAEDAARLLAEAGEVLDTLETLIGRINRTNAAVRVGSDGTLTDALARRDVLRLRHSVITAAADAAAGAGERGYGRQLRSELVMLPALPVAELRGQADLLAREIREIDMRIQRANWEVDLLD; translated from the coding sequence GTGAAACTTGCCGAGGCACTGGCGGAACGTGCGGACGCGACGCGACGCGTGGAGCAGTTGCGGGCACGCATCGCCGGCAGCGCGCGGTACCAGGAAGGGGAGACACCCGCCGAGGACGCGGCCCGGTTGTTGGCCGAGGCCGGTGAGGTGCTGGACACCCTGGAGACGCTGATCGGGCGGATCAACCGGACCAACGCCGCGGTGAGGGTGGGCTCGGACGGCACGCTCACCGACGCGCTCGCGCGCCGGGACGTCCTGCGACTGCGCCACTCGGTGATCACCGCGGCGGCGGATGCGGCAGCGGGGGCGGGCGAACGGGGATACGGCCGGCAGCTCCGGTCCGAGCTGGTGATGCTCCCCGCGCTTCCGGTCGCGGAGCTACGTGGTCAGGCGGATCTGCTCGCACGGGAGATCCGTGAGATCGACATGCGGATCCAGCGCGCGAACTGGGAGGTCGATCTGCTGGACTGA